A window of Psychromonas sp. CNPT3 contains these coding sequences:
- a CDS encoding Hcp family type VI secretion system effector, translating to MPTPCYISIEGKTQGNITAGSFTSDSVGNIYVEGHEDEMLVQAFDHIVTVPTDPQSGQPSGQRIHKPFKFTVALNKSVPLMYNALASGEMLPKIDLKWYRTSVEGKQEHFFSTILTDATIIDINCQMPHCQDVTKADFTQLITVSVSYRAINWDHKISGTSGSDDWRKPISA from the coding sequence ATGCCAACTCCTTGCTATATTTCAATCGAAGGTAAAACTCAGGGTAATATTACTGCGGGTTCATTTACATCTGACTCTGTCGGTAATATTTATGTCGAAGGTCATGAAGATGAGATGTTAGTGCAAGCATTTGATCATATTGTAACTGTACCAACAGATCCTCAATCCGGTCAACCTTCGGGTCAACGCATCCACAAACCATTCAAATTTACTGTCGCATTAAATAAATCAGTCCCATTGATGTATAACGCATTGGCGTCTGGTGAAATGTTGCCAAAAATAGATCTTAAATGGTATAGAACATCAGTTGAAGGTAAACAAGAACATTTCTTTTCAACTATATTAACAGATGCAACAATTATCGACATAAACTGTCAAATGCCCCATTGTCAAGATGTAACAAAAGCTGATTTCACCCAACTTATAACTGTTTCTGTATCATATCGAGCCATTAATTGGGATCATAAAATATCAGGAACATCTGGATCTGACGATTGGCGCAAACCTATATCTGCATGA